In one Suricata suricatta isolate VVHF042 chromosome 9, meerkat_22Aug2017_6uvM2_HiC, whole genome shotgun sequence genomic region, the following are encoded:
- the MESD gene encoding LRP chaperone MESD produces the protein MARLLEQWEKDDDIEEGDLPEHKRPSAPIDFSQIDPGKPESILKMTKKGKTLMMFVTVSGSPSEKETEEITGLWQGSLFNANYDVQRFIVGADRAIFMLRDGSYAWEIKDFLVSQDRCADVTLEGQVYPGRGGGGDKNKTKQEKGKKKKEGDPKPRAAKPAKEDNRAGSKREEL, from the exons AAGGACGACGACATAGAAGAGGGGGACCTCCCGGAGCACAAGAGGCCCTCGGCGCCCATCGACTTCTCCCAGATAGACCCGGGCAAGCCTGAGAGCATCCTGAAGATGACCAAGAAGGGGAAGACGCTCATGATGTTTGTCACCGTGTCCGGGAGCCCCTCCGAGAAGGAGACGGAGGAGATCACCGGCCTCTGGCAGGGCAGCCTCTTCAACGCCAACTACGACGTGCAGAG GTTCATCGTGGGGGCCGACCGCGCCATCTTCATGCTCCGGGACGGCAGCTACGCGTGGGAGATCAAGGACTTCCTGGTCAGTCAGGACCGGTGCGCCGACGTGACGCTGGAGGGCCAGGTGTACCCCGGCCGCGGGGGCGGTGGggacaagaacaaaacaaagcaggagaagggaaagaagaagaaagagggggacCCCAAACCTCGGGCTGCCAAGCCTGCGAAGGAAGACAACCGAGCCGGAAGTAAGAGGGAAGAGCTGTGA